Proteins from a genomic interval of Gluconacetobacter diazotrophicus PA1 5:
- a CDS encoding efflux transporter outer membrane subunit → MHRGHSWRAAIVGLSVLATGCAVGPDFHKPVAWAPPHWAGQHWVGSAPGSTSGASRPPVSSDISDAAPDPAWWDVFHDPELSALERRVAGQNLSVAIATARLAQSRSQLRIAGAERYPGLSAAGSYTRSQYSTKELQRIVSDVGKSGNLPLGGVNLADQSGQFTIPLLDQWRDSIDATWEVDLWGRVRRQYEAAGADLQASVEERRGVLTAQMAELARDYVALREAQAQLRILLDNRDTASRSLDLSRQRNQAGLVSELDVQSAQSQLDSVTARIPQMEQQIALQVNALSLLLGAPPSALAGELLTDRDIPPVPPRVPAGVPSELARRRPDIRQAEAQLHAATAQVGEAVAEFYPRVTIDAGFGFQSLSFRDFGFWNARAWNVGPSISLPIFQGGRLRGQLELRHAAEQEAAITYRRTVLGAWHEVDNALTAYRDEQMRHDSLARQVADDQRSLDLARDQYRHGMVTFLTVLDAERRVLGSQTDLTSSTASLSTDLVQLYSALGGGWENTFPVQMAAPARLAGAAPGAAPPA, encoded by the coding sequence GTGCATAGGGGACATTCTTGGCGGGCGGCGATCGTCGGGCTGTCGGTCCTTGCGACCGGATGCGCGGTCGGGCCGGACTTCCACAAGCCCGTGGCCTGGGCGCCGCCGCACTGGGCGGGCCAGCATTGGGTGGGTTCAGCCCCCGGGTCGACCTCTGGGGCATCCAGGCCGCCTGTCAGCAGCGATATCTCGGATGCCGCCCCCGACCCCGCATGGTGGGACGTGTTCCATGATCCCGAACTGTCGGCGCTGGAACGCCGGGTGGCCGGGCAGAACCTGTCCGTCGCCATCGCCACCGCCCGTCTGGCGCAGAGCCGGTCGCAACTGCGGATTGCCGGGGCCGAGCGTTATCCGGGGCTGAGCGCCGCGGGGTCGTACACCCGGTCGCAATACAGCACCAAGGAATTGCAGCGGATCGTCAGCGATGTCGGCAAGTCCGGCAACCTGCCGCTGGGCGGGGTCAACCTGGCGGACCAGTCCGGGCAGTTCACCATTCCGCTGCTGGACCAGTGGCGCGACAGCATCGACGCGACGTGGGAGGTCGACCTGTGGGGCCGCGTGCGCCGGCAGTACGAGGCGGCGGGCGCCGACCTGCAGGCCTCGGTCGAGGAACGGCGCGGCGTGCTGACCGCGCAGATGGCCGAACTGGCCCGCGATTACGTGGCCCTGCGCGAGGCCCAGGCGCAACTGCGCATCCTGCTGGACAATCGCGACACCGCGTCCCGCTCGCTGGACCTCAGCCGCCAGCGCAACCAGGCGGGCCTGGTCAGCGAACTGGACGTGCAGAGCGCGCAGTCGCAACTGGATTCCGTCACCGCGCGCATTCCGCAGATGGAACAGCAGATCGCGCTGCAGGTGAACGCGCTGAGCCTGCTGCTGGGGGCGCCGCCGTCCGCCCTGGCCGGCGAACTGCTGACCGACCGTGACATTCCGCCCGTGCCGCCGCGCGTGCCGGCCGGCGTGCCGTCCGAACTGGCCCGCCGCCGCCCAGACATCCGCCAGGCCGAGGCGCAGCTTCATGCCGCCACCGCGCAGGTGGGCGAGGCAGTGGCCGAGTTCTATCCCCGCGTGACCATCGACGCCGGATTCGGCTTCCAGTCGCTGTCCTTCCGCGATTTCGGATTCTGGAATGCCCGGGCGTGGAATGTCGGCCCGTCGATCAGCCTGCCGATCTTCCAGGGCGGGCGGCTGCGCGGGCAGCTTGAGTTGCGCCACGCGGCGGAGCAGGAGGCCGCGATCACCTATCGCCGGACCGTGCTGGGCGCCTGGCACGAGGTCGACAACGCCCTGACCGCGTATCGTGACGAACAGATGCGCCATGACAGTCTGGCGCGGCAGGTGGCCGACGACCAGCGGTCGCTGGACCTGGCCCGCGACCAGTATCGCCACGGCATGGTGACGTTCCTGACGGTGCTGGATGCCGAACGCCGGGTGCTGGGGTCGCAGACCGACCTGACCAGCAGCACGGCCAGCCTGTCGACCGATCTGGTGCAGCTCTATTCCGCGCTGGGCGGCGGGTGGGAAAATACCTTCCCGGTCCAGATGGCGGCCCCGGCCCGCCTGGCCGGTGCCGCGCCCGGCGCGGCCCCCCCGGCATGA
- a CDS encoding mechanosensitive ion channel domain-containing protein: MPADACAWQRPDSSIIPFRKPAAILAAAALLLAGIAGGPGLTSPARAQDTAPPATRPAAPPPSSLPAESRPLPDQAQLRHLLRTLDDPERRAAFVQDLRTLATLPPGAAPAMGVPVAPAPVSAPAPAPAAAPARAPAPAARTAPAAPAPATPAPAAPAAPPAQQKIALAPGSLGAQTLHGLTLAAGTLGQRLSRFGALFADLHIVGVWIRHITTPGAARTLLAALSWRLGLAILAGLVVERLLAVPLDRRVARMDAYLATRLPPISTAPPEPALPEPSDAPAPDLAERGTDADANRDGPEPDLAEAGPPPASDIEAARAADAQSRRRALRLLRLLPWIALRLGLDILPPAAFFGVASLVANSLTAGLADGPRLLAIMLVVINAYAIGRLAALVLGVLLSPGLPHLRPLPLRNDTARVLLWWATGLVAVPVTALCLIDIGDMLDLPEPGQTRSAACILLAEHLLLAGLILQVRVPIARMLQPSRRLRSRFTGSLFDGLAERWWIVALILDFALWLVWAAEIPGGYVRIWRLFAIAAGVLIAFRIVASLLFGLLDRLFRAPEDAEQPLSDLSRRGARYYPYVRRTLSWMLAIAGTVALLQAWGLPAFGWFGTGQIGRRLISAAATILVALAIGIVIWEWVNTVLDRQITRYTSSAQPIRAMRLRTLSPILRTMLMVCLIVVVAMTVLSEIGLNIAPLLAGAGIIGVAVGFGSQKLVQDFITGIFLLLENAMEVGDTVTAGGLSGTVETLSIRTLRLRASDGSVHIIPFSAVSTVTNTNRGLGNASVSVDIAPGQDIDHAASVLTDIVHDMRGDPDLGPGMLSDLQYWGVNAVSSQAVTLLGQIVCTDAARWPVQRAFNRLLALRFAQEGIRMARPVQQVDLVPPPALPAPDTSDADASGPDTSATLPPTRRPA, translated from the coding sequence ATGCCTGCCGACGCATGCGCCTGGCAACGCCCTGATTCTTCCATCATTCCCTTCCGAAAGCCGGCTGCGATCCTGGCGGCGGCCGCCCTCCTGCTGGCCGGCATCGCGGGCGGCCCGGGCCTGACGTCCCCGGCCCGCGCGCAGGACACCGCGCCGCCGGCCACGCGCCCGGCCGCCCCCCCACCATCCTCCCTGCCGGCCGAATCGCGGCCCCTGCCGGACCAGGCGCAACTGCGCCACCTGCTGCGCACGCTGGACGACCCGGAGCGCCGCGCCGCCTTCGTGCAGGACCTGCGCACCCTGGCCACCCTGCCGCCGGGCGCCGCCCCCGCCATGGGGGTCCCGGTCGCCCCTGCACCCGTCTCGGCGCCCGCCCCGGCGCCAGCGGCGGCCCCCGCCCGGGCCCCGGCACCGGCGGCCCGGACCGCCCCGGCAGCGCCCGCCCCCGCCACGCCGGCCCCGGCGGCCCCGGCCGCCCCACCGGCGCAGCAGAAGATCGCCCTGGCACCCGGCAGCCTGGGCGCGCAGACCCTCCACGGCCTGACCCTGGCCGCCGGCACGCTGGGCCAGCGCCTGAGCCGCTTCGGCGCCCTGTTCGCCGACCTGCACATCGTGGGCGTCTGGATACGGCACATCACGACCCCCGGGGCGGCCCGCACGCTGCTGGCCGCGCTGTCCTGGCGGCTGGGCCTGGCCATCCTGGCCGGACTGGTCGTCGAACGCCTGCTGGCCGTCCCGCTGGACCGGCGCGTCGCCCGCATGGACGCGTACCTGGCCACGCGCCTGCCCCCCATCTCCACCGCGCCGCCCGAACCCGCCTTGCCCGAGCCGTCGGATGCCCCCGCCCCCGACCTTGCGGAACGCGGCACGGATGCCGATGCCAACCGCGACGGGCCGGAACCCGACCTGGCCGAGGCCGGCCCGCCGCCCGCCTCGGACATCGAGGCCGCCCGCGCCGCCGACGCCCAGTCCCGGCGCCGCGCGCTGCGGCTGCTGCGGCTGCTGCCCTGGATCGCCCTGCGCCTGGGGCTGGACATCCTGCCGCCCGCCGCCTTCTTCGGCGTGGCCAGCCTGGTGGCGAACAGCCTGACCGCCGGCCTGGCCGACGGGCCCCGGCTGCTGGCGATCATGCTGGTCGTGATCAACGCCTATGCCATCGGCCGGCTGGCGGCCCTGGTGCTGGGGGTGCTGCTGTCGCCCGGCCTGCCCCACCTGCGCCCGCTGCCGCTGCGCAACGACACGGCGCGGGTGCTGCTGTGGTGGGCGACCGGGCTGGTGGCGGTGCCGGTCACCGCCCTATGCCTGATCGATATCGGCGACATGCTGGACCTGCCCGAACCCGGCCAGACGCGATCGGCCGCGTGTATCCTGCTGGCGGAACACCTGCTGCTGGCCGGGCTGATCCTTCAGGTCCGCGTCCCGATCGCCCGCATGCTGCAACCGTCGCGCCGCCTGCGGTCGCGCTTTACCGGCAGCCTGTTCGACGGGCTGGCCGAGCGGTGGTGGATCGTGGCGCTGATCCTCGACTTCGCGCTGTGGCTGGTCTGGGCGGCGGAAATCCCCGGCGGCTATGTGCGGATCTGGCGCCTGTTCGCCATCGCCGCGGGCGTCCTGATCGCCTTCCGCATCGTGGCGTCGCTGCTGTTCGGGCTGCTGGACCGCCTGTTCCGCGCGCCGGAGGACGCGGAGCAGCCCCTGTCCGACCTGTCGCGGCGCGGCGCGCGCTATTACCCCTATGTGCGGCGGACCCTGTCCTGGATGCTGGCCATCGCCGGCACCGTGGCATTGCTGCAGGCCTGGGGGCTGCCGGCCTTCGGCTGGTTCGGCACCGGGCAGATCGGCCGGCGGCTGATCTCGGCGGCCGCCACCATCCTGGTGGCGCTGGCGATCGGCATCGTGATCTGGGAATGGGTCAACACGGTGCTGGACCGGCAGATCACCCGCTATACCAGCAGCGCGCAACCCATCCGCGCCATGCGGCTGCGCACCCTGTCGCCCATCCTGCGGACGATGCTGATGGTCTGCCTGATCGTCGTGGTGGCCATGACGGTGCTCAGCGAGATCGGGCTGAACATCGCCCCGCTGCTGGCCGGCGCCGGGATCATCGGCGTCGCGGTCGGCTTCGGGTCGCAGAAGCTGGTGCAGGACTTCATCACCGGCATCTTCCTGCTGCTGGAAAACGCCATGGAGGTCGGGGACACGGTCACCGCCGGCGGCCTGTCGGGCACGGTCGAGACCCTGTCGATCCGCACCCTGCGCCTGCGCGCCTCGGACGGGTCGGTGCACATCATCCCCTTCAGCGCGGTTTCCACCGTCACCAACACCAATCGCGGCCTGGGCAACGCCTCGGTCTCGGTCGACATCGCGCCCGGGCAGGACATCGACCACGCCGCGTCCGTGCTGACCGACATCGTGCACGACATGCGCGGCGACCCGGACCTGGGCCCGGGCATGCTCAGCGACCTGCAATACTGGGGCGTGAACGCCGTTTCCTCCCAAGCCGTCACCCTGCTGGGCCAGATCGTGTGCACCGACGCCGCGCGCTGGCCGGTCCAGCGCGCGTTCAACCGCCTGCTGGCGCTCCGCTTCGCGCAGGAAGGCATCCGCATGGCCCGCCCGGTGCAGCAGGTGGACCTGGTCCCGCCCCCGGCCCTCCCCGCGCCGGATACCTCCGACGCCGATGCCTCCGGCCCTGATACCTCCGCCACCCTCCCGCCGACACGGCGTCCGGCATGA
- a CDS encoding GNAT family N-acetyltransferase, whose product MTDIIRPACDADAAALPELERTSGEVFRGIPDLAWIADDDVMPAEAHLAAIRDGTCWVAADATGIAGFLTARAAVEDGTGPDSGRPVLHVWQMAVAPGRQRRGLGRRLLDHAAAHAARHAFASLTLTTFRDVPWNGPFYARTGYDLLADAALTPRLRAILKQEAAHGLPPARRCAMRRTLPSCAMRQILPNS is encoded by the coding sequence ATGACTGACATTATCCGCCCGGCGTGCGACGCCGATGCCGCCGCCCTGCCGGAACTGGAGCGGACATCGGGCGAGGTGTTCCGCGGCATCCCCGACCTGGCATGGATCGCGGATGACGACGTCATGCCCGCCGAGGCCCACCTGGCCGCAATCCGGGACGGCACCTGCTGGGTCGCGGCCGACGCCACCGGCATTGCCGGCTTCCTGACCGCCCGCGCGGCCGTCGAGGACGGGACCGGCCCGGACTCCGGCCGCCCGGTGCTGCATGTCTGGCAGATGGCGGTGGCGCCGGGCCGGCAGAGGCGCGGGCTGGGCCGCCGGCTGCTGGACCACGCCGCCGCCCACGCCGCCCGCCATGCGTTCGCGTCCCTGACCCTGACCACGTTCCGCGACGTACCCTGGAACGGCCCGTTCTACGCCCGCACGGGCTATGACCTGCTGGCCGACGCGGCGCTGACCCCGCGCCTGCGCGCCATCCTGAAGCAGGAGGCAGCGCACGGCCTGCCCCCCGCCCGGCGTTGCGCCATGCGGCGCACCCTTCCAAGTTGCGCCATGCGGCAGATCCTTCCAAACAGCTAA
- a CDS encoding AsmA family protein yields the protein MSKAPSSRPTGPRRGLRPWLIGLGSLVALIVVLILVWSWDWFIPLVDSRASAALHRRTTIAHLHVRLGRIVTVTADDLTIDQPAGFEDEKQPFATARHATVAIDAWDWLRHGTLSLPLIALDGPRADIVRRKDGPGNATTSNTTMGPPAQPGAPATKWPTIGELRITDGALRVADAPLRAEMAATLHTTPPNPAEGDRGRIVVDATGRYAAQPMTLHAVGGALLGLMDPAHPYPLDVTVRNGPTTAALAGTIDDPFHFAGARLTLHFNGPDMSLLYPLTGIPIPVTPAYDLTGRLDYSRRMIRFTDLRGRLGSSDIGGAISVNPHQAVPFVDATLHSHRVDLVDLGGFIGARRKGAKTPAEQAAEAKDPNVLPDTPVNIPKLRAINAHMVYHGDHIENRRVPLDNIDADIRIDSGTIDVRRLNFAVGNGTLASVVTLTPAAGGFAARARLDFAHIDLSRIMQATTGTGARGIIGGHATLAATGNSLASLLAHGTGGLTLVLDQGGDLSALLPDMLGLRLGNAVLSALGLPQKTDVQCFIADLPLNEGIVQTRTLLLQTGSTRTLGSGTIDLRRNAIDYALTTRSLHFTVASLPGAFHITGPLKDPTVLPGAEVIGRAAAAAGLGVVMPPLALLPTIQFGVGEGSVCARAVQEANANPAAGIAPGALSHPRKRRR from the coding sequence ATGAGCAAAGCCCCGTCCAGCCGCCCCACCGGCCCGCGCCGCGGCCTCCGGCCCTGGCTGATCGGGCTGGGCAGCCTGGTCGCCCTGATCGTCGTGCTGATCCTGGTCTGGTCGTGGGACTGGTTCATCCCGCTGGTCGATTCGCGCGCCAGCGCGGCACTGCACCGCCGCACCACCATCGCGCACCTGCATGTGCGGCTGGGCCGCATCGTGACCGTCACCGCCGACGATTTGACGATCGACCAGCCGGCGGGCTTCGAGGATGAAAAGCAGCCCTTCGCCACCGCCCGTCACGCCACCGTCGCCATCGACGCCTGGGACTGGCTGCGCCACGGCACGCTGTCGCTGCCCCTGATCGCGCTGGACGGCCCGCGCGCGGATATCGTCCGCCGCAAGGACGGCCCCGGCAACGCCACGACCAGCAACACCACCATGGGGCCGCCCGCCCAGCCCGGCGCGCCCGCCACGAAATGGCCGACGATCGGCGAGTTGCGCATCACCGACGGCGCCCTGCGCGTGGCCGACGCCCCGCTGCGCGCCGAAATGGCGGCCACCCTGCACACCACGCCCCCCAACCCCGCCGAAGGCGATCGCGGCCGCATCGTGGTGGACGCCACCGGCCGCTATGCCGCCCAGCCGATGACCCTGCATGCCGTCGGCGGCGCGCTGCTGGGCCTGATGGACCCGGCCCACCCGTACCCGCTGGACGTGACGGTGCGCAACGGACCCACCACCGCCGCGCTGGCCGGCACCATCGACGACCCGTTCCATTTCGCCGGCGCCCGGCTGACGCTGCATTTCAACGGGCCGGACATGTCGCTGCTCTATCCGCTGACCGGAATCCCCATCCCCGTGACCCCGGCCTACGACCTGACCGGACGGCTGGACTACAGCCGGCGCATGATCCGCTTCACCGACCTGCGCGGCCGCCTGGGCTCCAGCGATATCGGGGGCGCGATCAGCGTCAATCCGCACCAGGCGGTCCCCTTCGTGGACGCCACCCTGCATTCGCACCGGGTCGACCTGGTCGATCTGGGCGGCTTCATCGGCGCCCGGCGCAAGGGCGCGAAAACCCCGGCGGAGCAGGCGGCGGAAGCCAAGGACCCCAACGTGCTGCCCGACACCCCGGTCAACATCCCCAAGCTGCGCGCGATCAACGCGCACATGGTCTATCACGGCGACCATATCGAAAACCGCCGCGTGCCGCTGGACAATATCGACGCCGACATCCGCATCGACAGCGGCACGATCGACGTCAGGCGCCTGAATTTCGCGGTGGGCAACGGCACGCTGGCCAGCGTCGTCACCCTGACGCCGGCGGCCGGCGGATTCGCCGCCAGGGCCCGCCTGGACTTCGCGCATATCGACCTGTCGCGCATCATGCAGGCCACGACCGGGACCGGCGCGCGCGGCATCATCGGCGGCCACGCCACCCTGGCGGCCACCGGCAATTCGCTGGCCAGCCTGCTGGCCCACGGCACCGGCGGCCTGACGCTGGTGCTGGACCAGGGCGGCGACCTGTCCGCCCTGCTGCCCGACATGCTGGGCCTGCGCCTGGGCAATGCCGTGCTGTCGGCACTGGGCCTGCCGCAGAAGACCGACGTGCAGTGCTTCATCGCCGACCTGCCGCTGAACGAGGGCATCGTCCAGACCCGTACCCTGCTGTTGCAGACCGGTTCCACCCGCACCCTGGGCAGCGGCACCATCGACCTGCGCCGCAACGCGATCGACTACGCGCTGACCACCCGGTCGCTGCACTTCACCGTCGCCTCGCTGCCCGGCGCGTTCCACATCACCGGCCCGCTGAAGGACCCGACCGTCCTGCCCGGCGCCGAGGTCATCGGCCGCGCCGCCGCCGCCGCCGGGCTGGGCGTCGTCATGCCGCCCCTGGCGCTGCTGCCGACCATCCAGTTCGGCGTCGGCGAGGGCTCGGTCTGCGCCCGCGCGGTGCAGGAGGCCAATGCCAACCCCGCCGCCGGGATCGCGCCGGGGGCGTTGAGCCATCCCCGGAAAAGGAGGAGATAA
- a CDS encoding YihY/virulence factor BrkB family protein yields MIGTAWAVIRQSIANFIDDEGLSRGAAIAFYTMFSIVPVLAIIVDVVGVLYGAEATRGAVFDQIRAVMGPDNAGALQDMLIASHRSPASLPARIATVAMLLVTATGVFGELQTALNVVWRHDTADGIAARPAAAPPPDTPPPATPPPATPWMTALLYQRVLALGLIAALAGLLLVSLTVNTALATLLGHIHWNFPGQVRLVQALNLSLSFGLVMTLFAATFHLLPDHELAWRDIWTGAAITALLFMIGETLIGLYIGNLVSATSYGAAGALIVVMLWIYYSAQIFLLGAEFTRAIAARRTGS; encoded by the coding sequence ATGATCGGGACGGCCTGGGCGGTCATCCGCCAGTCGATCGCGAACTTCATCGATGACGAGGGACTGAGCCGGGGCGCCGCGATCGCGTTCTACACGATGTTTTCCATCGTGCCGGTGCTGGCGATCATCGTGGACGTCGTGGGCGTCCTCTATGGCGCGGAGGCGACGCGCGGCGCGGTGTTCGACCAGATCCGCGCCGTGATGGGGCCGGACAACGCCGGGGCATTGCAGGACATGCTGATCGCATCCCACCGCAGCCCGGCCAGCCTGCCCGCGCGGATCGCCACCGTGGCCATGCTGCTGGTCACGGCCACCGGCGTCTTCGGGGAATTGCAGACCGCCCTGAACGTCGTCTGGCGGCATGACACGGCGGACGGCATCGCCGCCCGGCCCGCGGCCGCCCCCCCGCCCGATACGCCCCCGCCCGCGACTCCCCCGCCTGCCACACCCTGGATGACGGCCCTGCTGTACCAGCGCGTACTGGCGCTGGGGCTGATCGCCGCCCTGGCCGGCCTGCTGCTGGTGTCGCTGACGGTGAACACCGCGCTTGCGACCCTGCTGGGCCATATACACTGGAACTTTCCAGGCCAGGTGCGCCTGGTCCAGGCGCTGAACCTGAGCCTGTCGTTCGGCCTGGTGATGACGCTGTTCGCCGCGACCTTCCACCTGCTGCCGGACCACGAACTGGCCTGGCGCGACATCTGGACCGGGGCCGCCATCACCGCGCTGCTGTTCATGATCGGCGAGACCCTGATCGGCCTGTATATCGGCAACCTGGTCTCGGCCACGTCCTACGGCGCGGCCGGGGCGCTGATCGTCGTCATGCTCTGGATCTATTATTCGGCACAGATCTTCCTGCTGGGCGCGGAATTCACCCGCGCCATAGCGGCACGCCGCACCGGCTCCTGA
- a CDS encoding TetR/AcrR family transcriptional regulator — translation MPAAPPPTAPDLPGASAAKRQQILEGAGRIFAAHGYEGASMSQIARGAGVSKGTLYNYFDSKATLFAAFIQQCACEKLPRLFETIGEERTPEDTLVGIATAMIHLTTSPLSLMLNRIIVSEAATFPHLAETFWQVGPQKAIGILADWLTARTREGTLTVPDPVLAAELFYTLCQTRITGRKRMQLPVDSDPDHIALIARAVTRMFLNTFQTGKGPPVPEPHPHVTA, via the coding sequence ATGCCAGCCGCCCCGCCCCCCACCGCGCCGGACCTGCCGGGGGCATCGGCCGCCAAGCGGCAGCAGATCCTGGAAGGCGCCGGGCGAATCTTCGCGGCGCATGGATACGAGGGCGCCAGCATGTCGCAGATCGCGCGGGGTGCCGGCGTGTCGAAGGGAACGCTGTATAATTACTTCGACAGCAAGGCGACCCTGTTCGCCGCCTTCATCCAGCAATGCGCGTGCGAGAAGCTGCCCAGGCTGTTCGAGACGATCGGCGAGGAACGCACGCCCGAGGACACGCTGGTCGGCATCGCCACCGCGATGATCCACCTGACCACCTCGCCCCTGTCGCTGATGCTGAACCGCATCATCGTGTCCGAGGCCGCGACCTTTCCGCACCTGGCGGAAACCTTCTGGCAGGTCGGGCCGCAGAAGGCGATCGGCATCCTGGCCGACTGGCTGACCGCCCGCACGCGCGAGGGCACGCTGACAGTGCCCGACCCGGTCCTGGCGGCGGAACTGTTCTATACGCTGTGCCAGACCCGCATCACCGGGCGGAAGCGGATGCAACTGCCCGTCGATTCCGACCCCGACCACATCGCCCTGATCGCCCGGGCGGTGACGCGCATGTTCCTGAACACGTTCCAGACCGGCAAGGGGCCACCTGTCCCCGAGCCGCACCCACACGTCACGGCTTGA